The following proteins come from a genomic window of Pseudomonas cichorii:
- a CDS encoding dodecin — MSDHHTYKKIELVGSSTISIEDAINNAIAEASKSLQYLEWFEVTETRGHIENGKVAHYQVTLKVGFRIADS; from the coding sequence ATGAGTGATCACCATACCTACAAGAAGATCGAGCTGGTTGGCTCGTCTACCATCAGTATTGAAGATGCCATCAACAATGCGATTGCAGAAGCCAGCAAGAGCCTTCAGTACCTGGAGTGGTTTGAAGTGACCGAAACCCGCGGGCACATCGAAAACGGAAAGGTTGCGCACTATCAGGTCACCCTCAAAGTGGGCTTTCGCATTGCCGATAGCTGA
- a CDS encoding HAD family hydrolase, with product MHYQNILFDLDGTLTDPRLGITRSIQFALAKLGIDEPDITRLEHFIGPPLLQAFMQFYEMDEARAWEAVGFYRERFKVTGLYENQVFDGVPELLETLGGQGRTLYIATSKPWVFAHEIARHFDFAKYFKVIYGSELDGTRTDKVELIAHLLEQERLDPKQTLMIGDRKHDLIGGLRNGLDVAAVGYGFGSHEELTAQSPTYHFVTMAQMHEAFRE from the coding sequence ATGCATTACCAGAATATTCTGTTCGACCTCGACGGCACACTGACCGACCCGCGCCTGGGGATAACCCGTTCTATCCAGTTTGCCCTGGCGAAGCTGGGGATCGACGAACCGGACATCACCCGGCTCGAACATTTCATCGGCCCTCCATTGCTGCAGGCGTTCATGCAGTTTTATGAGATGGACGAAGCCCGTGCCTGGGAAGCCGTAGGTTTCTACCGCGAGCGCTTCAAGGTGACCGGGCTTTATGAAAACCAGGTATTCGATGGCGTGCCCGAGCTGCTTGAAACCTTGGGTGGTCAAGGTCGAACGCTGTATATCGCGACGTCAAAGCCTTGGGTTTTCGCCCATGAAATCGCCCGGCACTTTGACTTTGCCAAGTATTTCAAAGTGATTTACGGCAGTGAGCTGGATGGCACCCGCACCGATAAAGTGGAACTGATCGCTCATCTGCTGGAGCAGGAGCGTCTGGACCCCAAGCAGACATTGATGATCGGCGACCGCAAGCACGACCTTATCGGCGGCCTGCGCAACGGTCTGGATGTGGCGGCTGTGGGTTATGGTTTTGGCAGTCATGAGGAACTGACAGCGCAATCACCGACCTATCATTTTGTGACGATGGCCCAGATGCATGAAGCTTTTCGCGAATGA
- the prlC gene encoding oligopeptidase A — protein MSANNPLLQSYDLPPFSAIRAEHVKPAIEQILADNRAAIADILARQGSTPTWAGLILAMDELNDRLGAAWSPVSHLNAVCNSAELREAYESCLPALSAYSTEMGQNRELFQAYEALANSPEAADFDVGQKTILEQSLRDFRLSGIDLPPEQQKRYAEVQSKLSELGSQFSNQLLDATQAWTKLVTDESALAGLTDSAKQQMAAAAKAKDLEGFLITLEFPSYYAVMTYAEDRALREEVYAAYCTRASDQGPNAGKNDNGPVMAQILDLRQELAQLLGFASFSELSLATKMAESSDQVLSFLRDLAKRSKPFAEQDLKQLKAYAAEQGCPDLQSWDSGFYGEKLREQRYSVSQEILRAYFPIDKVLSGLFAIVQRLYGIEIAEQKGFDTWHPDVRLFEIKENGQHVGRFFFDLYARANKRGGAWMDGARDRRRTAEGRLQNPVANLVCNFTPAVGGKPALLTHDEVTTLFHEFGHGLHHLLTRVEHAGVSGINGVAWDAVELPSQFMENWCWEPEGLALISGHYESGEALPQDLLEKMLAAKNFQSGLMMVRQLEFSLFDFELHATHGDGRGVLDVLEGIRDEVSVMRPPAYNRFPNSFAHIFAGGYAAGYYSYKWAEVLSADAFSRFEEDGVLNAETGRAFREAILARGGSQAPMVLFVDFRGREPSIDALLRHSGLSEEAAA, from the coding sequence GTGAGCGCGAACAACCCTCTTCTGCAATCGTACGACCTGCCTCCTTTCTCGGCGATCCGTGCCGAGCACGTAAAACCTGCCATCGAGCAGATCCTGGCCGATAACCGCGCCGCGATTGCCGACATTCTTGCCAGGCAGGGTTCGACCCCCACCTGGGCCGGTCTGATACTGGCGATGGATGAATTGAATGACCGCCTGGGAGCCGCCTGGAGCCCGGTCAGCCACCTGAATGCCGTCTGCAACAGCGCCGAACTGCGCGAAGCCTACGAGTCGTGCCTGCCTGCATTGAGCGCTTACTCCACCGAAATGGGCCAGAACCGCGAGCTGTTCCAGGCCTATGAAGCCCTGGCCAACAGCCCGGAAGCGGCCGACTTCGACGTCGGCCAGAAGACTATTCTGGAGCAATCGCTGCGCGACTTCCGCCTTTCGGGTATCGACCTGCCGCCCGAGCAGCAGAAGCGTTATGCCGAAGTGCAAAGCAAGCTGTCGGAGCTGGGCAGCCAGTTCTCCAACCAGTTGCTCGACGCGACCCAGGCCTGGACCAAACTGGTCACTGACGAATCCGCCCTCGCGGGTCTGACCGATTCGGCCAAGCAACAGATGGCGGCCGCCGCCAAGGCCAAGGATCTGGAAGGTTTCCTGATTACCCTGGAATTCCCGAGCTATTACGCGGTAATGACCTACGCCGAAGACCGCGCCCTGCGCGAAGAAGTCTACGCGGCCTACTGCACACGCGCCTCGGATCAAGGCCCGAATGCCGGCAAGAACGACAACGGTCCGGTCATGGCGCAGATCCTCGACCTGCGTCAGGAACTGGCACAACTGTTGGGCTTCGCCAGCTTCTCCGAACTGAGCCTGGCGACCAAGATGGCCGAGTCCAGCGATCAGGTGCTGAGCTTCCTGCGGGATCTGGCCAAGCGCAGCAAACCTTTTGCCGAACAGGACCTCAAGCAGCTCAAGGCGTATGCCGCCGAACAGGGTTGCCCGGACCTGCAAAGCTGGGACAGCGGTTTCTACGGCGAAAAACTGCGCGAGCAGCGCTACAGCGTTTCCCAGGAAATCCTGCGCGCCTATTTCCCTATCGATAAAGTGCTGAGCGGCCTGTTCGCAATCGTCCAGCGCCTGTACGGCATTGAAATCGCCGAACAGAAAGGCTTCGACACCTGGCACCCGGATGTTCGCCTCTTCGAGATCAAGGAAAACGGCCAGCACGTCGGGCGTTTCTTCTTCGACCTGTATGCCCGCGCCAACAAGCGTGGCGGCGCCTGGATGGATGGCGCTCGCGACCGTCGCCGCACCGCCGAAGGCCGCCTGCAAAACCCGGTGGCGAATCTGGTATGCAACTTCACGCCAGCCGTGGGCGGCAAGCCTGCCTTGCTGACCCACGATGAAGTCACCACCCTGTTCCACGAATTCGGTCATGGCCTGCATCACCTGCTGACCCGCGTCGAGCATGCCGGTGTTTCCGGGATCAACGGCGTGGCGTGGGATGCCGTCGAACTGCCAAGCCAGTTCATGGAAAACTGGTGCTGGGAGCCTGAAGGCCTGGCCCTGATTTCCGGCCACTACGAGAGCGGCGAAGCGCTGCCTCAGGACCTGCTGGAAAAAATGCTCGCTGCCAAGAACTTCCAGTCAGGCCTGATGATGGTCCGTCAGTTGGAGTTCTCGCTGTTCGACTTCGAGCTGCATGCTACCCATGGCGACGGTCGGGGCGTACTGGACGTGCTTGAAGGCATCCGCGATGAAGTCTCGGTCATGCGACCGCCAGCCTATAACCGCTTCCCGAACAGCTTCGCGCATATCTTCGCGGGCGGTTATGCAGCCGGTTACTACAGCTACAAGTGGGCTGAAGTGCTGTCCGCCGATGCGTTCTCCCGATTCGAGGAAGACGGTGTACTCAACGCCGAGACTGGCCGTGCCTTCCGCGAAGCCATCCTGGCCCGTGGCGGCTCCCAGGCGCCGATGGTGTTGTTCGTCGATTTCCGCGGACGCGAGCCTTCGATTGACGCACTCTTGCGTCACAGTGGCTTGAGTGAGGAAGCGGCAGCATGA
- a CDS encoding PA0061/PA0062 family lipoprotein, which produces MRPIVLMLAFGTLVGCTTPLPAVDPAMAWVDMRTMTGRLVMADKLDGKNTEDGRYFQVTPGRHELQIRFDYEYRSGGLGMISDDYTDITCFIDIEYDHFAAGQRYMIEARTLANDITARLFDAERKVVAEQGDIHCI; this is translated from the coding sequence ATGCGCCCGATAGTCTTGATGCTCGCCTTCGGCACCCTTGTCGGATGCACCACGCCTTTACCCGCCGTCGATCCCGCCATGGCCTGGGTCGATATGCGCACCATGACCGGCAGGCTGGTGATGGCGGACAAGCTCGATGGCAAGAATACCGAGGATGGCCGCTACTTTCAGGTTACTCCCGGCCGTCATGAGCTACAGATCCGCTTCGACTATGAATATCGCTCCGGCGGGCTAGGCATGATCAGTGACGATTACACCGATATCACCTGTTTCATCGATATCGAGTACGACCACTTTGCCGCCGGGCAGCGTTACATGATCGAAGCACGCACCCTGGCCAACGACATTACGGCCAGGCTTTTCGACGCCGAGCGCAAAGTTGTTGCCGAGCAGGGTGATATCCACTGCATCTGA
- a CDS encoding OsmC family protein, giving the protein MSIVKKASAHWEGDLKSGIGSISTETGVLREAPYGFKARFEGGKGTNPEELIGAAHAGCFSMALSMILGNAGFTAESIDTQAEVTLDQDSGGFSITAVHLVLKAKVPGASQQQFDELTKQAKEGCPVSKVLNAKITLDATLLG; this is encoded by the coding sequence ATGAGCATCGTCAAGAAAGCATCAGCCCATTGGGAAGGTGATCTGAAGAGTGGCATTGGCAGTATCTCCACTGAAACGGGCGTACTGCGCGAAGCGCCTTACGGTTTCAAGGCCCGCTTCGAGGGCGGCAAAGGCACCAACCCGGAAGAACTGATCGGCGCAGCCCATGCTGGCTGCTTCTCCATGGCCCTGTCGATGATCCTCGGGAACGCGGGCTTCACCGCTGAAAGCATCGATACTCAGGCTGAAGTGACACTGGATCAGGACAGCGGCGGATTTTCGATCACAGCCGTTCATCTCGTGCTCAAGGCCAAGGTCCCAGGTGCAAGCCAGCAGCAGTTTGATGAGTTGACCAAGCAAGCCAAAGAAGGCTGCCCGGTTTCCAAGGTGCTGAATGCCAAGATCACTCTGGATGCCACGCTGCTCGGCTGA
- a CDS encoding YheV family putative zinc ribbon protein, whose protein sequence is MTDTPVVITKKRFIAGAVCPACSEPDKLKMWSEDDVPHRECVGCGYSDTLNEQGLSVPKELGTRVNKATPKPADPKVQGVQFFPNPKLKKPVDPS, encoded by the coding sequence ATGACCGATACACCGGTAGTCATTACCAAGAAGCGCTTCATCGCCGGGGCTGTCTGCCCGGCGTGCAGTGAGCCCGACAAGCTGAAGATGTGGAGCGAAGACGACGTTCCCCATCGTGAATGCGTGGGTTGCGGCTACAGCGATACGCTCAATGAACAGGGCCTGTCAGTTCCCAAAGAGCTGGGAACACGGGTCAACAAGGCGACGCCAAAACCGGCTGATCCAAAGGTTCAGGGCGTGCAGTTTTTCCCGAATCCGAAGCTGAAAAAGCCGGTGGATCCGAGTTGA
- a CDS encoding gamma carbonic anhydrase family protein, whose product MAIRKFQDHTPALGERAFVDHSAVVIGDVEIGADSSVWPLTVIRGDMHRIRIGARTSVQDGSVLHITHAGPFNPDGFPLLIGDEVTIGHKAMLHGCTIGNRILIGMGTTIMDGAVVEDEVIIGAGSLVPPGKVLESGFLYVGRPVKQARPLTEKEIAFFPYSASNYVKLKDQHLAEGYDQP is encoded by the coding sequence GTGGCCATTCGCAAGTTCCAGGACCACACCCCAGCCCTTGGCGAGCGAGCGTTCGTCGATCATTCGGCCGTGGTGATCGGCGATGTCGAGATCGGTGCTGACAGCTCCGTCTGGCCACTGACCGTGATTCGTGGTGACATGCATCGCATCCGCATCGGTGCCCGCACCAGCGTGCAGGACGGCAGTGTGTTGCACATTACCCATGCGGGACCGTTCAACCCTGACGGCTTTCCATTACTGATTGGTGACGAAGTGACCATCGGCCACAAGGCGATGCTGCATGGCTGCACCATCGGCAACCGTATTCTGATCGGCATGGGTACGACCATCATGGATGGTGCGGTGGTCGAGGATGAGGTCATCATCGGCGCTGGCAGCCTGGTGCCGCCCGGTAAAGTGCTGGAAAGCGGGTTTCTGTATGTGGGGCGTCCAGTCAAACAGGCCCGTCCTCTGACTGAAAAGGAAATTGCCTTTTTCCCTTATAGTGCGAGCAATTACGTGAAGCTCAAGGATCAGCATCTGGCCGAAGGTTATGACCAGCCCTGA
- a CDS encoding DUF883 family protein → MASNSLRKASLQSMEAEIESLLKSLESLKGDASEESRKTLKSLKANAENALSHSRHLLSDLYEDVKVKTRENAIATRDYAQEHPWTTAGVAVGAIGLLAAYLLIKRGE, encoded by the coding sequence ATGGCTAGCAATTCACTTCGTAAAGCCTCGTTGCAAAGCATGGAAGCGGAGATCGAGAGCCTTCTCAAGTCTTTGGAAAGCCTCAAAGGTGATGCTTCCGAGGAATCGCGCAAGACGCTGAAAAGCCTCAAGGCCAATGCTGAAAATGCGTTGAGCCATTCGCGTCATCTGCTCAGCGATCTCTATGAGGACGTGAAGGTCAAGACTCGTGAAAACGCAATTGCCACGCGTGACTATGCCCAGGAACATCCCTGGACGACCGCGGGTGTTGCAGTCGGGGCTATCGGCCTGCTTGCTGCCTACCTGTTGATCAAACGCGGCGAATGA
- a CDS encoding DUF1161 domain-containing protein, translating to MKKFLLVAALLSFAGTTMAAGKNCEELKAEIDAKLQSLKVSSYTLEIIPTDDVKDQKIVGSCDWGRHKIIYTRN from the coding sequence ATGAAGAAGTTTCTATTGGTAGCAGCCTTGCTGAGCTTTGCAGGAACCACCATGGCGGCGGGCAAGAATTGCGAAGAGCTGAAAGCGGAGATTGACGCAAAACTCCAGTCGCTCAAGGTTTCGTCCTACACGCTGGAAATCATCCCGACAGACGATGTGAAAGATCAGAAAATCGTCGGTTCCTGCGATTGGGGCAGACACAAGATCATCTACACCCGCAACTGA
- a CDS encoding LLM class flavin-dependent oxidoreductase produces the protein MKRLTDVKISTLDLVPVRQDKGPAESLRNSLNLAQHVEKLGYNRFWVAEHHNMDGIASSATSVLLAYLAGGTSTIRVGAGGVMLPNHAPLVIAEQFGTLASLYPGRIDLGLGRAPGSDQMTARALRRERSGSADDFPDDVTELMGYLGPRTPDQKVIAVPGSGTNVPIWLLGSSLFSAQLAGMRGLPYAFASHFAPRYMHEAIRVYRNHFQPSEVLDKPYVMLGVPLSAADTDERAEYLATSVYQRILALMRGHSLVQRPPVESMDKLWLPHEREAVASFLGLAMVGGPEKIRAKLDVLLEQTDADELIFTCDMYEHEDRLRSYEILAQVAQG, from the coding sequence ATGAAACGTTTGACGGATGTAAAGATTTCCACCCTTGATCTGGTGCCTGTGCGCCAGGACAAAGGTCCCGCAGAATCACTGCGTAATTCCCTGAACCTGGCTCAGCACGTCGAGAAGCTGGGTTACAACCGCTTCTGGGTGGCAGAGCACCACAACATGGATGGCATCGCGAGTTCGGCGACCTCTGTGCTGCTGGCCTATCTGGCTGGCGGTACTTCGACGATTCGCGTAGGCGCTGGTGGCGTCATGCTGCCCAATCATGCGCCATTGGTCATTGCCGAGCAGTTCGGCACCCTGGCCAGTCTTTATCCCGGTCGTATCGATCTGGGCCTGGGGCGTGCGCCGGGTTCGGACCAGATGACGGCCCGGGCACTGCGTCGCGAGCGTTCCGGCAGCGCCGATGATTTCCCTGACGATGTCACCGAGTTGATGGGCTACCTCGGGCCACGCACGCCTGATCAGAAAGTGATCGCCGTGCCGGGCTCAGGCACCAATGTGCCGATCTGGTTGCTGGGATCGAGCCTGTTCAGCGCGCAACTGGCCGGGATGCGCGGGCTGCCTTATGCCTTTGCCTCGCATTTCGCGCCGCGCTACATGCATGAGGCGATTCGCGTCTATCGCAATCATTTCCAGCCTTCCGAAGTGCTCGACAAGCCTTATGTGATGCTGGGTGTGCCGTTGTCTGCCGCCGACACCGACGAGCGTGCCGAGTACCTGGCGACGTCGGTCTACCAGCGCATTCTGGCGCTGATGCGCGGGCACAGCCTGGTGCAGCGCCCGCCGGTCGAGTCCATGGACAAACTGTGGTTGCCTCACGAGCGAGAGGCCGTTGCGAGCTTTCTGGGGCTGGCGATGGTGGGCGGTCCGGAAAAGATCCGCGCCAAGCTGGATGTGCTGCTGGAACAAACCGATGCCGATGAATTGATCTTCACCTGCGACATGTACGAGCACGAGGATCGTTTACGCTCGTATGAAATCCTGGCGCAGGTTGCGCAGGGATAA
- a CDS encoding LysR family transcriptional regulator: MSRDLPPLNALRAFEATARLGSVSQAAEQLHVTHGAVSRQLKALEEHLGVSLFSKDGRGLKLTDAGVRLREVSGEAFDRLRDVCAELSQGSADAPFVLGCSGSLLARWFIPRLGRLNAELPDLRLHLSAGEGDLDPRRPGLDALLVFAEPPWPADMQVFELASERIGPVLSPRFTRFEALRQAPAQALSSETLLQTTSRPQAWPSWAQHNGIDPQALRYGQGFEHLYYLLEAAVAGLGIAIAPEPLVTDDLRAGRLAAPWGFSETPARLALWVPRRAADGRAQQLAQWLKNELERSIEPIRK; the protein is encoded by the coding sequence ATGAGCCGCGACCTTCCTCCCCTCAATGCCTTGCGCGCTTTTGAAGCCACCGCCCGCCTGGGCAGCGTCAGTCAGGCAGCGGAACAGCTGCACGTGACCCACGGCGCGGTCAGCCGCCAGTTGAAAGCGCTGGAGGAACACTTGGGCGTCAGCCTGTTCAGCAAGGACGGGCGTGGCCTGAAACTCACAGATGCCGGTGTACGTTTGCGCGAAGTCAGCGGTGAGGCTTTCGACCGCCTGCGCGATGTATGCGCCGAGCTGAGCCAGGGCAGCGCGGATGCTCCGTTCGTGCTGGGCTGTTCCGGCAGCCTGCTGGCGCGCTGGTTTATCCCGCGACTGGGGCGTCTGAATGCCGAGTTGCCGGACCTGCGCTTGCACCTTTCGGCAGGTGAGGGCGATCTGGACCCGCGTCGACCCGGTCTGGATGCATTGCTGGTCTTTGCCGAGCCGCCATGGCCGGCAGACATGCAGGTTTTCGAGCTGGCCAGCGAGCGTATCGGCCCGGTGCTGAGCCCTCGTTTCACACGCTTCGAAGCATTGCGACAGGCTCCGGCTCAAGCGCTGTCGAGCGAAACCTTGTTGCAGACCACATCACGCCCGCAAGCCTGGCCAAGCTGGGCGCAGCACAACGGGATCGATCCGCAGGCGCTGCGTTACGGTCAGGGTTTCGAGCATTTGTATTATTTGCTGGAGGCAGCAGTGGCAGGACTGGGCATTGCCATTGCGCCCGAGCCGCTGGTCACGGATGACCTGCGGGCCGGGCGCCTGGCAGCACCCTGGGGTTTCAGCGAAACCCCGGCACGACTTGCACTCTGGGTGCCCCGACGCGCTGCAGACGGTCGGGCGCAGCAGTTGGCTCAATGGTTGAAAAACGAGCTGGAGCGCTCCATCGAGCCGATCAGAAAATGA
- a CDS encoding PI-PLC domain-containing protein, whose translation MSTKYAFNTLVGASLLTLALTTAQASGFADKNKPFDQYHWVTTHNSYEKINQNLAELPRQLKDGVRGFMLDLYTDKKSGFNRIKVCHKTIACYGPLGNQLKNEFIPFLKNNTSEVVTLFFETYVSRDDLQEVFNAIPELADYSFNPANFETSGWPTLAAMAQKNNRLIMMTDKREVSGQYRVGSKTITVLFDKDWLTQNKWDTLGGAASNLYAAHNFSCPTRWPDVPLDTRKVARSTGKQWNRLFLMNQFHTATSTIPDSAKYDNNLTYLMRRTANCGNEPNFIGINNYQNGDAFSYARTLSQGGIYLWEGSDADRKKDTVCAIPSGSRTLLLPTQGCENDEAQSMSLSGITKGTRITVFDNGGGSREDDYAIIDVKRDIGIKEHVVVSGFEQNRNNADYQIIHVRNNGLNGKISRIEVGRTPGNFSDAAIAFYEGNNLDKNLDCTVPFNRAHNVKMKNNSFGCSNDEIRSARILKAGAGTSFTLVGHPYGDFSQGRTIVTIKRDIRWPVTIPSFNASYENSDVKVEASQSIDGKISFGYFKGKQ comes from the coding sequence GTGAGCACGAAATATGCATTTAATACCCTGGTTGGGGCATCGCTCCTGACACTTGCACTGACAACTGCGCAAGCGTCCGGCTTCGCGGACAAGAATAAACCCTTTGACCAGTATCACTGGGTCACCACCCATAATTCCTACGAGAAGATCAATCAGAATCTGGCGGAACTGCCCAGGCAACTGAAAGACGGTGTTCGGGGTTTCATGCTGGATCTCTATACCGACAAAAAGTCAGGCTTCAACCGTATCAAGGTCTGCCATAAAACCATTGCTTGCTACGGCCCGCTGGGCAATCAGCTAAAGAATGAGTTCATTCCTTTTCTGAAAAACAACACGTCGGAAGTGGTGACTCTGTTTTTCGAGACGTATGTCAGCCGTGACGATTTGCAGGAAGTCTTCAATGCGATACCCGAGCTTGCAGACTACTCGTTCAACCCGGCGAATTTTGAGACCTCGGGTTGGCCAACCCTGGCAGCCATGGCCCAGAAAAATAACCGCCTTATCATGATGACCGATAAGCGTGAAGTCAGTGGGCAGTACCGGGTCGGATCAAAGACCATTACCGTCTTGTTCGATAAGGACTGGTTGACGCAGAACAAGTGGGACACCTTGGGTGGTGCGGCTTCCAATCTTTATGCCGCCCACAATTTTTCCTGCCCCACACGCTGGCCAGATGTACCTCTGGATACCAGAAAAGTCGCCAGATCTACAGGCAAGCAATGGAATCGCCTGTTCCTGATGAACCAGTTTCATACCGCCACTTCTACCATTCCTGATTCTGCCAAGTACGACAATAACCTGACCTACCTGATGCGGCGTACGGCCAACTGCGGGAATGAGCCGAATTTCATCGGTATCAATAATTACCAGAACGGCGATGCCTTTTCCTACGCACGCACCTTGAGCCAGGGTGGCATTTATTTATGGGAAGGCTCTGATGCCGACAGGAAAAAAGACACCGTCTGCGCCATTCCCAGCGGTTCCCGGACTCTTCTTCTGCCGACCCAAGGCTGTGAAAACGATGAGGCTCAATCCATGTCGTTATCCGGCATTACCAAAGGCACCCGAATCACGGTATTCGACAATGGCGGTGGTAGCCGCGAAGATGATTACGCCATTATCGACGTGAAGCGAGACATCGGGATCAAAGAGCATGTTGTGGTTTCAGGTTTTGAACAGAATCGCAATAACGCAGACTATCAAATCATCCATGTTCGCAATAATGGTTTGAACGGGAAAATTTCCCGTATTGAAGTAGGTCGAACACCGGGTAACTTCTCTGATGCGGCCATTGCATTCTATGAGGGAAACAACCTCGACAAAAATCTCGACTGTACGGTTCCTTTCAACCGTGCCCATAACGTCAAGATGAAAAATAACAGTTTTGGCTGCTCAAACGATGAAATTCGTTCTGCCCGAATTCTCAAGGCCGGCGCGGGTACATCGTTTACTCTGGTCGGACATCCTTATGGCGATTTTTCACAAGGCCGAACAATCGTCACCATCAAGCGTGATATTCGATGGCCGGTCACGATTCCAAGTTTCAATGCCTCTTATGAAAACAGTGATGTAAAAGTCGAGGCCAGCCAATCGATTGATGGCAAGATCTCGTTTGGTTATTTCAAGGGTAAACAATAA
- a CDS encoding DUF1161 domain-containing protein, with the protein MKRFALTISCILLTTSALAAPKSCEELKDEIEAKIQANNVTSYTLEIVPNAEVHDQNMVVGSCDNGTQKIIYQRNDS; encoded by the coding sequence ATGAAACGTTTTGCTTTGACTATCAGCTGCATCCTGCTGACGACCAGCGCACTGGCTGCGCCAAAATCCTGCGAAGAACTCAAGGACGAGATCGAGGCCAAGATCCAGGCCAACAACGTCACGTCCTACACGCTGGAAATTGTCCCCAACGCTGAAGTCCACGACCAGAACATGGTGGTGGGTAGCTGCGACAACGGCACCCAGAAGATCATCTACCAGAGAAACGACAGCTGA
- a CDS encoding aminopeptidase, translated as MPRLDVLRLWRSLPIATMVLLCGCSSLSYYGQLAGGQLHLLQAREPVEDIIADPGRDPKLRQRLAYAQQARTFASAHLHLPDNKSYRLYADLGRPYVVWNVFATDEFSLDPVTHCFPIAGCVAYRGYYSQGGARGEAALQRQAGKDVYMSGVEAYSTLGWFNDPILSSMLGWGDERLATLIFHELAHQRFYVKDDTEFNESYASFVEQEGTRQWRAARGLSPENVSQSTRRDQFIRLVLDTRERLKALYRQPLTAELMRERKAAEFERLRREYRQLRDQQWSGDKRFDGWINSPMNNAKLLPFGLYDQWVPAFEALFKHVKGDWVAFFDAVEKLGDLPVVQRKAKLQQLSGFRE; from the coding sequence ATGCCACGACTCGATGTTTTACGTCTCTGGCGCAGCTTGCCGATAGCGACGATGGTTTTGCTCTGTGGATGCTCCAGCCTCTCGTACTACGGCCAGCTGGCCGGTGGTCAGTTGCATCTCTTGCAGGCGCGAGAGCCCGTCGAGGACATCATCGCCGACCCCGGCCGCGACCCGAAACTGCGTCAGCGCCTGGCATACGCCCAGCAGGCCCGCACCTTCGCCAGCGCACACCTGCATCTGCCGGACAACAAGAGCTATCGCCTGTACGCCGATCTGGGCCGCCCTTATGTGGTATGGAACGTATTCGCCACCGATGAGTTCTCTCTGGACCCCGTCACCCACTGTTTTCCGATTGCCGGCTGCGTGGCCTATCGCGGTTATTACAGTCAGGGCGGAGCACGTGGCGAGGCCGCCTTGCAGCGTCAGGCCGGCAAGGATGTGTACATGAGCGGCGTCGAGGCGTATTCGACCCTTGGCTGGTTCAATGATCCGATCCTCAGCTCCATGCTGGGCTGGGGCGATGAACGACTGGCAACGCTGATCTTTCACGAACTGGCGCATCAGCGCTTTTATGTGAAGGACGACACCGAGTTCAACGAATCCTACGCCAGCTTCGTGGAACAGGAAGGCACTCGCCAATGGCGGGCTGCACGAGGCCTGTCACCGGAAAACGTCTCACAATCCACACGCCGGGATCAGTTCATTCGATTGGTGCTCGATACCCGGGAGCGGCTCAAGGCCTTGTATCGCCAGCCGCTGACAGCCGAACTGATGCGTGAGCGCAAAGCCGCCGAGTTCGAGCGCTTGCGCCGTGAGTACCGGCAATTGCGTGACCAGCAATGGAGCGGCGACAAACGCTTCGACGGGTGGATCAACTCACCGATGAACAACGCCAAGCTGCTGCCCTTCGGGCTTTATGACCAGTGGGTGCCAGCGTTTGAGGCGTTGTTCAAGCACGTGAAGGGTGACTGGGTGGCGTTCTTCGATGCCGTGGAAAAGCTGGGGGATTTGCCTGTGGTGCAGCGCAAGGCGAAATTGCAGCAGCTCAGCGGCTTTCGCGAATGA